In Brassica napus cultivar Da-Ae chromosome C2, Da-Ae, whole genome shotgun sequence, the sequence CTTTATACTATTAtctatgttttcaaacaatactataaataattttgtgtctaaataatataaaatattagaactcattttttaaaaataaaatttatttttacaggtttaaatactacaaaaatatttcaatcaataataaattagaaaaatttCTTAGGATAACCTTTTTAGTTTATCTTCACAAAAATAGTTATTAATGAAGGTCActttaaaataagttttttagttttaccctagggttaactaatcttagacttagggtttagagttaggaGGTTGGggatatggtttcaaattttaaaaaatatatatatattaaaattttcaaaataaaaagggttattttgatcattttcatCCGCGAAAACTAttattgtgacaaaaactttaaaaaaaactatttaagagaattgctcaattaattaattaaattaacatattattactaaataatggttatatcatttatataagtagcatagtaattcaataatagccattaaataaataaatatatatatatggtatacattgtacaataaatataataacaaaaataattatgaaaaatgttcaaaatatatgttatctaaaGTAAAATGCTTAACAATAATTATTaacaacaaatttaaaccaattataatataaattatataacaaaataaattacaaaaatatagtaaaattaattaaactatataaaaagagtaatatgacatatttatagttgttaattattttatatatatcattttctcTATCATAATTTTGTagaaatatcataattttataaaattgcaaaacaatgaactttaaaatttggattaaaaagttacaaattatgaaactaaaactataacaatttaaatcaaattagatTACAtatcggtttaatcggttagtCTCgagttttattgatttttttttaaatatggatatttttaaaaacttataatGTTTCTACAAAATTATGATGTTAAATTATTAGTGAAATTTTTAGACATCCAGTTGCTCATTAAGCTTTGCAACATCACGAGTCAGGCTTATCGTTATCGTCTCCTTTAGTCCCAATGAGAAGCTCACATTCAGAGCTTTAATGGCGATATCTTCACCTTCGTTAATACCATCATTCCCTCACAGAGAAACCATCACCAACCCTTTAAAACCCGACACTTTGAATCCACCAAACCCGATTCTTCTAATCTCCAAATGCACTTCCCTAAGAGAGCTGATGCAAATACACGCTTACGCCATCAAATCTCACGTCTACAACCACAAAGATCATTCCTTTATCACAAAGATGATAAATTTCTGCACCGAGTCCCCCACGACGTCTTCGATGTCGTACGCACGCCACCTGTTCGACGCAATGCCTGAACCAGACATCGTTAGTTTTAACTCCATTGCTCGTGGGTATTCTCGTTCGTTGAATCCTATTGTGTCTTTCGCTCTCTTTGTTGGCGTCTTGGAAGGTGGGATGTCACCTGATCACTACACGTTCCCGTCTCTTCTCAAAGCTTGCGCAGCTGCAAAAGGGCTTGAGGAAGGTAGACAGTTGCATTGTCTGTCCATGAAGCTAGGGCTTGATGGTGATGTTTTTGTTTGCCCTACGCTTATCAATATGTACACCGAGTGTGAAGATGTGGATGCTGCTAGACGCGTCTTTGATCGGATCATTGAACCGTGCGTTGTCTCTTACAACGCGATGATAACTGGCTACGCGAGAAGAAACAGACCGAACGAGGCGTTATCCTTGTTCCGTGAGATGCAAGGTAAGAGCTTGAAGGTGAATGAGATCACCCTTTTGAGTGTTCTGTCTTCTTGCTCGCTTTTGGGGTCGTTAGGTTTAGGGAAATGGATACATGAGTATGCGACGAAACACGGGTTCTGTAAGTATGTGAAAGTAAACACGGCTCTGATCGATATGTTTGCTAAATGCGGTAGCTTGGATGATGCTGTGTCTTTGTTCGAGAAGATGAGGCATAAGGATACACCAGCTTGGTCAGCGATGATTGTAGCTTACGCAAACCACGGGGAAGCGGAGAAGTCTATGTTGATGTTTGAGAGGATGAGATCTGAGAGTGTTCAGCCTGATGAGATCACGTTTCTCGGTCTGTTGAACGCTTGCAGCCACAGAGGCTTAGTTGAAGAAGGGCGTAAGTACTTCTCACGGATGGTTAACGAGTTCAAGATTGTTCCGAGCATTAAGCATTACGGTTCTATGGTGGATCTTCTTGGTAGAGCTGGACGTTTAGATGATGCGTATAGGTTCATTGATACACTCCATATTAGTCCAACACCGATGTTATGGAGGATACTCTTGTCTTCTTGTAGCAGCCACAACGATTTGAAGCTAGCTGAGAAGGTTAGCGAAAGGATCTTTGAGATGGATGACTCACACGGTGGTGATTACGTGATCTTATCAAACCTATACGCGAGAAACAAGAAATGGGAAGATGTAGATTTCTTAAGAAAGGTGATGAAAGATCGAAGAGCGGTGAAAATCCCAGGGTGCAGCTCCATAGAGGTGAAGAACGTGGTTCATGAGTTTTTCTCAGGGGATGGTGTGAAGTCTAATACACACACAAAGCTTCATATAGCATTAGATGAGATGGTGAAAGAGCTGAAGGTTGCAGGGTATGTTCCTGATACATCAATGGTGGTTCATGCGGATATGAGTGATCATGAGAAGGAGATTGCGGTTAGGTATCACAGCGAAAAGCTTGCGATTGCGTTTGGAGTGTTGAATACTCCTCCAGGGACGACGGTTCGGGTTGTGAAGAATCTGAGGGTTTGTAGAGATTGCCACAATGCAGCTAAGTTGATCTCTGTTGTGTTTGGTAGGAGAGTTGTTCTTAGAGATGTTCAGAGGTTTCATCATTTTGAAGATGGTAAGTGTTCCTGTGGTGATTTTTGGTGACGCCATCCACGTAAACAACAATGTAGTTTTTTCTTATGTAACTGTATAGTTTTTGTACAGTGATGTTGAAGCCGACCTAACATGTTTATTCGATCTAGTGTCTAGTTTACACAATGTTCGATTACTAATACAATCTTCCGAGGAAGTAAAAGCACCAACTCTCCAATGATCCAATCATCTTGCTACCAAAATCCATTTTCTATATTGATCATCGATCTAACTATGGTACTGAAAAACAATGGCTTTTGATAGAAGCATCAAGCgaaaaggatgaagaagttcGTTTTGAAAACACACCAGAGATAATAGAGGCACATTCATCACGAAAACATGAACCCTTAAGATTTAAGAACTCTTCTCGTGAAGTCTCTTTTTTTCTGAACAGGTGATTCAAGAAATCTCATCTCCAGTTGAGTTACAAAACAAAAGTTCTCATGAATTTCTATTTAAACTAAAACTACTGGCACTGAAACCCTAGAACACATGGACTTGTAGACTTGATTTTAGAAATATTGCATTGGGCTTTAATAGTTGCTGCGTCAATTGACCGATGATTCCTTTATTTTTGTAGAGATCACAGTAGCATATGCTGTATACGCAATAGTCGAAGTGTCAGCGTTATGATacatggacatgttatgatacAATGAATCCTCCCCAGTATTTAAAAAGGTTCACATAGTGTAAATTCTTCAGAAAATCATGGAAAGACCAAAAACCTAAACAAGCTACTTTTTTATCTGACTTTGCTCAATTTTCACAAACAACCATGAACCATTAACCAAGGCCACATATTTATGAGAGATCTTGACCCTCTCCATGCACTATTGTTGATCTCATACGTCCAGTGTTGAAACTTATGTTCATTCATTTCCTTTGGCTTTCAGTCAACAATTCAGTAACCATCAACGCTAGTCGTTGACAAAAGTAACTCAGTATATTCATTGTAAAATCATCtatttttatgaatcaagccttttaaaatttgataaaaagaaACTTGTCTCTCTCTTTAGTTATGTCAAGCGTGTCTTTATACTAAGTGACAGTGGTGGAGCCAACCACATTTTCAGTGGATTCAATTTCATTTCAACTATGCGTTATAGTCTTACATaagcaatttaaaaaatattttaccatATTTGTTTTTCGAAATTCAAGTGTTTTATATACGAATTCATATGGTAAGAGAGTTCCgaagtattaaaatattttaccaTATTTATTTTCCGAAATTCAAGTGTTTTATATACGAATTCATATGGTAAGAGAGTTCCGAAGTATCAAAAGCCTTCTGCAACCTTTGTGACTGTTATCAATCACATCTTTCTTTTAATCAACTGCTTAAAATTTTGTTCATTTGAATCATATAAGTTTTGTCTCAATCACGTACTTATATCACCTAcagacttaaaaatatatatctggTGCTCTCTCTTGTGTGTGAATAGATGCTAGTTTTGCTAAATCATTTTCTCTACATAGtacaactttaaattattttcattttcatttgttttacaGAAGTAATTGAAAGAAAAACAATGCGTTGACTTAGTGATCTACAAAGCCATCAACTTAACACATCATATCAATAACAACTTAAtcgtttacttttaaaacacTTGTGACATGGGGAGCTAGAAAAATGTCGGCAACAAGCGGGGACCAATAATGAGTTCGATTGGTAATGACTCTGGTTTTACAAAAATTGCAGTAGATTTTATTGatgtagaattttatggaaaacttcaaaaaattgTTGTGAATATTTGGCGCTACAGATCACTTGTACAGCGGTAGATTATTTCAAGAGctgtgattttaattttttttattaaaacttgattGTTGTAAATTTAGCGTTGTAGAAATAAATGGGGATGTGGACAACAACAATCCGGAACCAATAATATACCATGTTTGAAGCTACGTTGTAGTCcatctgtttcaaaatacatgaagTTTTAAGATTGTGCACATCTATTAAGaaacttattttttatcttaaaaatatcattaaaatataaattaaaaattattcaaccaatcacaaaacagactacaaaatatcattggttacacagtttttgataaagtgaAAAAGTAcattgatatataaaaacatcatcgttttgaaacatcaaaaactctcAGCATCTCTAACCCCtagctattttcacctctatatgGTATAATAGAGGTAAAAGTGCTACATCTCATCTTTATTTccacctctaaaatagagatcgctattttttcctctatttatagaggaaaaaatagcattcctctattatagagtcatacttttttattttcaaaatattcctttaactttcaattttttatagttgtaaccaaaataattatatttatagagaaatacaGCTTTTGTAGGagtataataacattttttatttacataatagtcttttaacaaaactttagttttaaaaaaatcataaatctatgaaaatattttaaaagttaaaaataaatagggtTAGTTATCaacttttataaacaaaatgtaccttttgtaaaattaaaatagaatcttTTAAGAATATTCCTTTATAGAggcaaaaatagagaaatacattggagaaaTGCTCTGttttagaggtaaaaataggggaatacattggagctggtctaaaacatcatatatttagAAACAGAGCCGTGCTTCAAGTGTATCCAAAAAGGCTTTCGCCTAGGGCCcccaaaatatatagtttttttagagccccaaatttccaaaaattattAGTAGTATATTGGTTTAAGTTTGCCATTTATTATTCAATACAAGTTCAATTATCTACAttgcttttttaaaaaaatgagtattttattttattgtcaattttccaaattgaaaaaaggaatatatgttttatatgtcAAACTcctaaataaaaaggaaaaagtgCAGTTATACTTAATATATTTGGTTCGTATATATTCCTAAGTATTCTATGTGCAATGTTCACATCAATCTTTCTCAAGCAAGCACACACGTCTTCTTTCTTGGTTCTCAATCCTGTGCTACAGGTGCCTCTTATATTATCATCAGTTTTGTTAAAGtggtgaatttttttatttttttatttttttagttttcagtCTTTGTTGatttaagtttaattattaatttcagAAAATATGCCTCCAACGAGATCATGTGCATCAGGAGccaagaaaagacaaaaaaaagacagaGTTGATGCATTGGTGAAATCAATGCAAGGTTCTATGGACAGATTTCTTGTAAAATCAGCAAATCTTAATGAATCCGGTAGAAGTGGTGATGAGTTTGATGATCCaatggaagatgagaatgaAATAAATGATGAGGATGTCAATGAAGAAGATAAGGAGGTTGAAGATGATGTTACTGATGTCACTGAAGAGGATGATAATCTAAGTGAAAAGGAGAATGAAGACGTGAATGATCAAGTTCAAGATAATACTtagttttttaaagttattgtcttaatatttttttttcaaatatatattgtactatgataaaaaaatttttataaagGGGTCCCATTTTTATATTGGCCTCAGGCCCCATTAAACCTTCGCACGGCTCTGTttagaaacagagagagtattatttttcaaaagtgagttgttttgttttggaaaaTAGGCTAAATCAATTAGATTTTAggta encodes:
- the LOC111203333 gene encoding pentatricopeptide repeat-containing protein At2g02980, chloroplastic-like translates to MAISSPSLIPSFPHRETITNPLKPDTLNPPNPILLISKCTSLRELMQIHAYAIKSHVYNHKDHSFITKMINFCTESPTTSSMSYARHLFDAMPEPDIVSFNSIARGYSRSLNPIVSFALFVGVLEGGMSPDHYTFPSLLKACAAAKGLEEGRQLHCLSMKLGLDGDVFVCPTLINMYTECEDVDAARRVFDRIIEPCVVSYNAMITGYARRNRPNEALSLFREMQGKSLKVNEITLLSVLSSCSLLGSLGLGKWIHEYATKHGFCKYVKVNTALIDMFAKCGSLDDAVSLFEKMRHKDTPAWSAMIVAYANHGEAEKSMLMFERMRSESVQPDEITFLGLLNACSHRGLVEEGRKYFSRMVNEFKIVPSIKHYGSMVDLLGRAGRLDDAYRFIDTLHISPTPMLWRILLSSCSSHNDLKLAEKVSERIFEMDDSHGGDYVILSNLYARNKKWEDVDFLRKVMKDRRAVKIPGCSSIEVKNVVHEFFSGDGVKSNTHTKLHIALDEMVKELKVAGYVPDTSMVVHADMSDHEKEIAVRYHSEKLAIAFGVLNTPPGTTVRVVKNLRVCRDCHNAAKLISVVFGRRVVLRDVQRFHHFEDGKCSCGDFW